The sequence AATAAAAGATAAAAGTCCGAACACAAAAATAACTGAAGCGAAAATCCCCAACTTTTCACGAATGAGCTTTGTCGCATTGAAGCAAATAAAGACAAAGAAAATAAAGAGTCCAACGTTTAGTAGAGACCAAAGTAGATAAAGCATATTGTTTAATTATTTGTATTTAAGAATGCTTGCAGGCAACGTCCGTGGCTTTACGCTGGTTGGACAATCCATGTTACTACTGCTGGCTTGGCCACTAAAGACTCGATTAGTTAAAGCCAAATTACTGAAGCTCTTTTGAAATACCTAAGCTGATGGGCCATTGCTGAAAGCCCAACTTGAGTAAAGCCTTTTGTTGTCTGTAGTTTTTAAATACACTCGTTCCTAACTTTGATTTTATAAGTCTCTAATTTGTCTTTTAAGTCTAACCAATTATTGACTCTAAGTGTTCCCGCTGGGTAAAGTTTGCTGTTAAAGTCTTTTGTTATTACTCGTAAACAATTAGGCATTTTCCCTTGGGTCTCAAATACAATTTGATTTATTTCGTCAATATTGTATACTTTCTTTTTCCAAAAAAAATTATGATTTCGGATTATAAAATAATTATCAGAGACCTGAAAGTAGTGCATTTGATAAGAAAATGCGATAAACCACAAAAACGAAAAGCCAGAAATAAAAAGCATCCCTTCAATGTTAACTGGAGTTTTACTAATTAAAGCTTTAAAGACAAAAAAACCAATAAATCCCCAAAGGCAAATCCCTCTTAACGAAGTAATCTGATTCCCTTTAAAAGTATCACAAATGTCAAATATGAGAGCCCCATTATCAATTGGGGAAATGGCACCTTCAGAGAATTCTATTTTATCAACAACAACCATTTTAATGAAAGATTTTATCTCCCAAGAATTTGAATACATATCATCAAATATGACTTTATTGACTCCATTTTTAAAAGTTAAAGTAGCAGCCTCCATATAAAAATTACCCAAAAAAGGAAATCTCTTCTTACCTACAAGTTCTATGTGTGCTATATCTAACCAAAGAAATTCTTCATTATTAAATGTTATTGAATTAGAATTAACTTTTAGTCTTGGTGCATTTCTGAAATAAGCATATATGACATAAACAGAGATAAAATAAAGAAAAATGCTAATAACAAGTACAAAATAATGTTTAGAGTATAAATAGTTACTACTTCGTTGAATTAAAAATTCTCGCAATAAAATAGTTGCAATAAGTTTAAGAGAAATACAGCTTAAAAATAAAACTAGATAAAACTTTAATTTATGTCTTTTAGATACTATTTCTTTCATAAAATTACAGACAACGTTTTGCGGGTTTAAGAAGTTGGCAATTGCGGAGCACAAAACTGTCTGCCAGCACTGCACTTGATACGAAGAACAAATATTCATTTAAGCACGTCACCGCCAATTTCTTAAACCCGCTGTTAGCAGCAGGGTTACTTGTTTATCGGTCTGTTATTTCAGGTCGAAACGGTCTGCATTCATCACTTTTGTCCATGCTTTTACAAAGTCATGCACAAATTTTTCTTTGTTGTCGTCTTGTGCATAGAACTCAGCATAAGCACGTAAAATAGAATTTGAACCGAAAACTAAATCAATGCGGGTTGCTGTCCATTTTGGTTGGCCTGTTTTTCTTTCAATTATTTGGTAAAGGTTATCTCCAACAGGTTTCCATGTATAATTCATATCCGTAAGATTTACAAAAAAGTCATTTGTAAGTAAACCTACATTATCTGTTAGCACTCCATGTTTTGTTCCTCCATGATTTGTTTCCATAACACGCATACCGCCAATTAAAACAGTCATTTCAGGAGCCGTTAGCCCCATGAGTTGAGTTCTGTCTAAAAGAAGTTCTTCTGGTTTTACTGCATAATCTTTCTTTAACCAGTTTCTATATCCGTCATGCAAGGGTTCTAAAAATTGGAAAGATTCAATATCGGTCATTTCCTGAGTTGAATCTCCTCTGCCGGGGCTGAAAGGAACTTCTATATTATAACCTGCATCTTTAGCTGCTTTTTCTATAGCGGCACTTCCGCCTAAAACAATAAGGTCGGCAATACTTACTTTTTTCTTTAATCCTGATTGAATTTCCGAAAGCTTATTTAATACTTTTTTCAATTTTTCAGGTTCGTTTCCTTCCCAATCTTTTTGTGGTGCTAAACGAATTCTTGAACCGTTTGCACCTCCTCTGTAATCGGAGCAACGGAAAGTTCTTGAACTATCCCACGCTGTTGTAATGAGTTCACTTTGCGATAGACCACTATTGAGTAATGTTGTTTTTAACTCTTTAATTTCAGCATCGCTTAAAATATAATCAACAGTTGGAATTGGGTCTTGCCAAATTAAATCTTCAATAGGAACATCAGCACCCAAGTATCTGCTTTTAGGGCCTAAGTCGCGATGTGTTAATTTAAACCATGCTCTGGCAAAAACATCCTCAAAATATTTAGGGTCTTTGTAAAATTGTTCTGAAATTTTTCGGTATTCTGGATCCATTTTCATAGCCATGTCGGCATCTGTCATAATAGGGTTTCTGCGAATTCCTGCTATGTGTGCATCAAATGGTTTGTCTTCTTCTTTTATATTGATTGGTTCCCATTGCCATGCTCCTGCGGGACTTTTTTTCAGTTCCCACTCGTAGTTAAGCAACAGATAAAAATAGGTATGATTCCATTTATTTGGCGTAGTTGTCCATGCTCCTTCAAGTCCACTTGTTACTGTGTCTTCCGCGTTTCCTTTTCCTTTCGGGTTAGTCCAACCAAAACCTTGTTCATGAATTTCTGCACCTTCAGGATTAGCACCCAAAATAGAAGCGTCACCATTTCCATGAGCTTTACCAACGGTGTGTCCCCCTGCTGTCAAGGCAACTGTTTCTTCGTCATTCATTGCCATCCTACTGAAAGTTGTTCGAACATCTTGTGCCGTTCGCAATGGGTCAGGTTTGCCATCAACACCTTCGGGATTCACATAAATCAACCCCATTTGAACGGCTGCCAATGGATTTTCAAGCGATTCGCTTTTTCCATTTTCAGCATATCTTGATTTACCTAACCATTCTTTTTCAGAACCCCAATTGATGTCTTTTTCGGGATGCCAAATGTCTTCACGACCACCTGCAAATCCGAATGTTTTAAAGCCCATTGATTCATAAGCCATATTACCTGCCAGCACAAATAAGTCAGCCCAAGAAATTTTGTTGCCGTATTTTTTCTTGATAGGAAAGAGTAATCTTCTTGCTTTATCTAAGTTGGCATTGTCTG is a genomic window of Sediminibacterium sp. TEGAF015 containing:
- the katG gene encoding catalase/peroxidase HPI; this translates as MDTTKGKCPFHQGANTETHNSVMDWWPKALNLDILHQHDTKTKPIDVNFNYKEEFKKLDLDAVKTDLKKLMTESQDWWPADWGHYGGLMIRMAWHAAGTYRVTDGRGGANTGNQRFAPLNSWPDNANLDKARRLLFPIKKKYGNKISWADLFVLAGNMAYESMGFKTFGFAGGREDIWHPEKDINWGSEKEWLGKSRYAENGKSESLENPLAAVQMGLIYVNPEGVDGKPDPLRTAQDVRTTFSRMAMNDEETVALTAGGHTVGKAHGNGDASILGANPEGAEIHEQGFGWTNPKGKGNAEDTVTSGLEGAWTTTPNKWNHTYFYLLLNYEWELKKSPAGAWQWEPINIKEEDKPFDAHIAGIRRNPIMTDADMAMKMDPEYRKISEQFYKDPKYFEDVFARAWFKLTHRDLGPKSRYLGADVPIEDLIWQDPIPTVDYILSDAEIKELKTTLLNSGLSQSELITTAWDSSRTFRCSDYRGGANGSRIRLAPQKDWEGNEPEKLKKVLNKLSEIQSGLKKKVSIADLIVLGGSAAIEKAAKDAGYNIEVPFSPGRGDSTQEMTDIESFQFLEPLHDGYRNWLKKDYAVKPEELLLDRTQLMGLTAPEMTVLIGGMRVMETNHGGTKHGVLTDNVGLLTNDFFVNLTDMNYTWKPVGDNLYQIIERKTGQPKWTATRIDLVFGSNSILRAYAEFYAQDDNKEKFVHDFVKAWTKVMNADRFDLK